The Haloarcula laminariae genomic sequence AGACGAGGAGTAAAGCGTCCCGAACCCCATCTCCCAGCTATGAGCTACAAGTGTTCACGCTGTAAGCGCGACGTAACACTCGACGAGTACGGTGGCGTCCGCTGTCCGTACTGCGGCCACCGCGTGCTGCTGAAGGAGCGTTCGCCCGACGTCAAAGAAATCGACGTCCAGTGAGGCGCCCCGTTGTAGCTCGGTTCCGGACGGCGCCGACGGCACGTACCGGGACAGCACTGCAACGACCCGCATGACGCCGCCCCATCGAACCGTTTTCGAGCTCGACTACCCCGACGAGTCCCTGGCCCGTCGCGTCGAGCGGAGCCTCCGCCCGGAGGTCGGCGACATCGAGGGGGACCGCACGACTGCGGAGCTGGCCCGCGAGGGCGCGACGCTGCGCGTGACCGTCGCGGCCGAGGACCTCGTCGCGCTGCGGGCGGGGTGTAACACGTGGTTGACGCTGGCGTCGGTCGCCGAGGCGGCCTCTCAGCGCCGATAGTCACCGATACGCTATAGTTCGTCGGCGCTGTCGGTACTGCCATCACCGGACGACGGATGACGAACGATGCCACGAGCCGCGAACTGGTCGTCGGCGGCGCGGACATGCCCGTGCCGAGCGGCGCCATCGAAGTACTGTACGTCGACGCCGACGCGGCGGTCCGCGAGCGGACGCGGGCCGCGATGGCGGACCAGCGCGAGGGCCTCTCGGTAGCGAGTGTCGGTACCGTCGAGGCCGCCCGCGAGGTCGCGGCGGCGACGCCGCCGGCCTGCCTGGTCGTAGACCCCGCCGGACTCGCCGACGTCGAGTCGCTGTTGGGCGCCGTCGACGCGCCGGTCATCGTCTACACGGACCGGGACCCGACGGCGCTGAGCGACGCGCTCGCCGGCGCGATGCGGACGGTCGTCGAGAAGGGGTCGACGAACCGCGGCGCCTTCCTCGCGGAGAAGGTCATCAGCGCGGTCGACACCCCGACCACACGGAGCGAATACGCGCTCCAGCAGGCCCTGGCCGGCGTCAGGCGGCAGGCCGAGACCGGCCAGGCGGTGTTTCTCGTCGACGACGGCGATATCGTCTGGTCCAGTACGTCGCTGGTCGCGCTGGTCGGCACCAGCGACCCGCCGGCGAGCGACGACATCTACGAGCGACTCGCCGCGCTCTGTGCGGACCGGAGCGGTGTCACCGCCGTCGAGCAGTTCGCCAGCGACCCGCCGGAGCCGGCGACCGTCCGGACCGGGACCGCGGCCAACGAGCGCCACCTCCTCCTGCAGCGGTATCCGCTGCCCGAGATGTCGGGGGCGACGACGCTCGTCCTGGTCAGGGACGTCACCGAGACCGCAGGCCGGGACGCCCGGCTCTCGATGCTGGAGCTGCTGACCGAGCAGGCACAGGACGGGCTGTACACCCTCGACGAGCGGGGCGTCATCGACTTCTGCAACGAGTCGTTCGCGCGGACGCTCGGCTACGAGCCGTCGGAACTGCGGGGCGAACACGCCCAGCGGACGCTCGCGGCCGGCGAACTGGAGAAGGGCCAGCGGACCATCGCGGAGCTGCTTTCCTCCGGGGCCGACAGCACGACGGTCGACCTGACCTTCCAGCGCAAGGACGGCACCGAGCTGGAGATGTCCATCCACTACACGCTCCTGTACGACCGAAACGGCGACTACAGCGGCCTGATGGGCGTCTCCCGCGACATCACCGACCGGATAGAGCGCGAGCGGGAACTGGAGCGGCGCAAGGAGCTGTTCGACGGGCTGGTCGACCACTTCCCCAACGGCGCGGTCTTCCTGTTCGACGACGAGCTGCGGTACACGATGGCCGGCGGGGAC encodes the following:
- a CDS encoding DNA-directed RNA polymerase subunit P, which gives rise to MSYKCSRCKRDVTLDEYGGVRCPYCGHRVLLKERSPDVKEIDVQ
- a CDS encoding KEOPS complex subunit Pcc1; the encoded protein is MTPPHRTVFELDYPDESLARRVERSLRPEVGDIEGDRTTAELAREGATLRVTVAAEDLVALRAGCNTWLTLASVAEAASQRR